The following proteins are encoded in a genomic region of Opitutus sp.:
- a CDS encoding transposase: MSNLTAVIGLHPQGEREDRFRFECAGGAVAVTDSTDRFTPYGGAAAWSHYLEQLGVVADLARRFPLERSSPNATPVGDVVQAFMFNCLMGGRRFAHARRVQDDQALAVILGMKKGRLCGEDALYRMMEKVPREQARTWLAWSEGDLYAALPTAFVGDWDSTVNTRYGKQEDVARGYNPHKPGRGSHHPLLCVVAGTRLALYMEWRPGNEVSAGHWIEAMERVWSHPDVPGRLQLNRGDIGFAQEKIMAWHEMPGVARPRYLFKLKLTANVRRAIANVPWPEWDGQPSIGMEQYAEIRVKLDGWSCERRVIVTRILKPANPTPQDVFWGLDQEEFCAYVTNLDVQQATPPQIVLTYRKRGDAENVFDELKNQWGFSGFCSGKGVVSETAARLLLLTYNLWSLFVRVLKEEGCHREAITSRDDLLVMPAKLVESGRQKTLKLSVGEKWWAAISLSYQRLERWQLAQLRRS; the protein is encoded by the coding sequence ATGAGCAACCTAACGGCAGTAATTGGCCTTCACCCGCAGGGTGAAAGGGAGGATCGGTTCCGGTTTGAGTGTGCGGGAGGCGCGGTGGCGGTGACGGACTCGACCGACCGATTCACGCCCTATGGTGGTGCGGCGGCATGGAGTCACTACCTTGAGCAGCTCGGAGTGGTCGCCGATTTGGCGCGACGATTCCCGCTTGAGCGCAGCAGCCCGAACGCGACGCCGGTGGGCGATGTGGTGCAGGCATTCATGTTCAATTGCCTCATGGGCGGTCGACGCTTCGCCCACGCCCGACGCGTGCAAGACGATCAAGCCTTGGCGGTGATCTTGGGTATGAAAAAGGGCCGCCTGTGCGGTGAAGATGCGCTTTATCGGATGATGGAAAAGGTGCCTCGTGAACAGGCCCGCACGTGGCTTGCGTGGAGTGAAGGTGATCTTTACGCAGCCCTGCCCACAGCGTTCGTCGGCGATTGGGATTCGACCGTGAACACCCGCTACGGAAAGCAAGAGGACGTCGCACGCGGCTATAATCCGCACAAACCGGGGCGGGGCAGTCATCATCCCTTGCTGTGTGTGGTCGCGGGCACACGCCTTGCCCTTTACATGGAGTGGCGGCCCGGAAACGAGGTCAGCGCGGGCCACTGGATCGAGGCGATGGAACGAGTCTGGTCGCATCCCGATGTGCCTGGCCGCCTGCAACTCAACCGGGGCGACATTGGCTTTGCGCAGGAAAAAATAATGGCCTGGCACGAGATGCCTGGGGTCGCCCGCCCGCGCTATCTGTTCAAGCTGAAGCTAACAGCCAACGTGCGCCGAGCCATCGCCAACGTGCCGTGGCCGGAGTGGGACGGACAGCCTAGCATTGGCATGGAGCAATACGCCGAGATCCGCGTAAAGCTCGACGGCTGGAGCTGTGAGCGGCGGGTCATCGTTACCCGCATACTCAAGCCCGCCAACCCAACGCCGCAGGATGTGTTCTGGGGCTTGGACCAAGAGGAATTTTGCGCCTATGTGACCAATCTGGATGTGCAGCAAGCCACGCCCCCACAGATCGTACTCACGTATCGCAAACGCGGCGACGCGGAGAACGTCTTTGATGAACTCAAAAACCAGTGGGGCTTCAGCGGCTTTTGCAGCGGCAAAGGCGTGGTCAGCGAAACGGCCGCCCGCCTGCTGCTTCTCACCTACAACCTGTGGAGCTTGTTTGTGCGGGTGCTCAAGGAAGAAGGCTGTCACCGCGAGGCGATCACCAGCCGTGACGACCTACTGGTCATGCCTGCTAAACTCGTTGAAAGCGGCCGACAGAAAACCCTCAAACTGAGTGTCGGCGAAAAATGGTGGGCTGCGATAAGTCTTTCCTATCAAAGGCTCGAACGTTGGCAATTGGCTCAATTGCGCCGCAGTTGA
- a CDS encoding helix-turn-helix domain-containing protein, whose product MELELNVVVRGTITYVVGGRRFTFGNRSLLWMYPAQEHQLVNRSDDAQNYVAVFKPALIAEAARGAGYEGLKRKQTEVDGVLNTVLEPATFDLIRKTMEVTVVDGLDGDVLNREAGFGVGSDFSFEHGDPDALNAALRHLLLLCWRCQRGGLATDGAVELHPAVRHALELLGDGTWEDDLAGLAKRCRVSEAYLSRVFARQVGVPLSRYRNSTRLGRFLELRRAAGGTRTLTELAYEAGFGSYAQFYKIYVQEYGQGPRESARVALNLNPAIESTAGGRCQSV is encoded by the coding sequence GTGGAGCTGGAGCTGAACGTGGTGGTGCGCGGGACGATAACCTATGTGGTCGGCGGGCGGCGGTTCACGTTTGGGAATCGGTCGCTATTGTGGATGTATCCTGCGCAGGAACACCAGTTGGTGAACCGCTCGGACGACGCGCAGAATTACGTCGCGGTGTTCAAGCCGGCCTTGATCGCGGAGGCGGCGCGCGGGGCGGGTTATGAAGGGCTGAAGCGTAAACAGACGGAAGTGGACGGGGTTTTGAACACGGTGCTGGAGCCGGCGACTTTTGATTTAATCCGGAAGACGATGGAGGTGACCGTGGTGGACGGACTGGATGGCGATGTACTCAACCGCGAGGCGGGCTTCGGGGTAGGGTCGGATTTTTCGTTTGAGCACGGTGATCCGGACGCGCTCAACGCGGCGCTGCGGCACCTATTGTTGCTCTGCTGGCGGTGTCAGCGCGGCGGGTTGGCGACGGACGGCGCGGTGGAGCTGCATCCGGCGGTGCGGCATGCGCTGGAGCTGCTGGGCGACGGCACGTGGGAGGATGATCTAGCGGGGCTCGCGAAACGCTGCCGGGTGAGCGAGGCGTATCTGAGCCGGGTGTTTGCGCGGCAAGTGGGTGTGCCGCTGAGCCGTTATCGTAACTCGACGCGGTTGGGGCGGTTTTTGGAGTTGCGGCGTGCGGCGGGGGGCACGCGGACGCTGACGGAGCTGGCGTATGAGGCGGGTTTTGGGAGCTACGCGCAGTTCTATAAAATCTACGTGCAGGAGTATGGACAAGGGCCGCGCGAGAGTGCGCGGGTTGCGTTGAACCTAAATCCGGCAATAGAAAGTACGGCCGGCGGGCGTTGCCAGTCGGTATAA
- a CDS encoding galactose mutarotase, translated as MSSPRFFGSLPTGESVHAYTLTNPSGATVTILTLGGIVTSLRLPDRHGAFADVVLGFDNIAAYVTNLPYFGAIAGRVAGRITAGRFTLDGVTYPLAINNGRNHLHGGVRGFDKHVWSATPVTRPDGADSLLLSRLSPDDEEGYPGNVSVSVTYTLTADNALVIDSEASTDRATPLSLTHHSYFNLSGHDAGSVADHTLQINADAFAPADATMTLLGLREPVTPANDFRQPRRLGDAIPHLHQRHGDLYFLPAASGLREVARLSDPASGRVITVRTTESCLQLYVGTALSNPHTGLCLECEGYPDGPNTPALGDIILRPGHPQRHTTRYAFTTAP; from the coding sequence ATGTCTTCACCCCGCTTTTTCGGTTCATTACCCACCGGTGAATCGGTCCATGCCTATACCTTGACCAACCCCTCCGGCGCGACCGTAACCATCCTCACACTCGGCGGTATCGTCACCTCCCTCCGCTTGCCCGACCGCCACGGAGCCTTCGCCGACGTCGTTCTAGGTTTCGACAACATCGCCGCCTACGTCACCAACCTTCCCTACTTCGGCGCCATCGCCGGCCGCGTCGCCGGCCGCATCACCGCCGGACGTTTCACCCTAGACGGCGTCACCTACCCCCTTGCGATTAACAACGGCCGCAACCACCTTCACGGCGGCGTGCGCGGTTTCGATAAACACGTCTGGTCCGCCACGCCCGTTACTCGTCCTGACGGCGCCGATTCCCTCCTCCTCTCCCGCCTCAGCCCTGACGACGAAGAAGGCTACCCGGGCAACGTCTCGGTCTCCGTCACCTACACGCTCACCGCCGACAACGCCCTCGTCATCGACTCCGAGGCCTCCACTGATCGCGCCACTCCCTTAAGCCTCACCCACCACAGCTACTTTAATCTGTCCGGCCACGACGCCGGCTCCGTCGCCGATCACACCCTGCAAATTAACGCCGACGCCTTCGCGCCCGCCGACGCCACCATGACCCTTCTCGGCCTCCGCGAACCCGTCACCCCCGCCAACGATTTCCGCCAACCCCGCCGACTCGGCGACGCCATCCCTCACCTCCACCAGCGCCACGGCGACCTCTACTTCCTCCCCGCCGCTTCCGGTTTGCGCGAAGTCGCCCGCCTCAGCGATCCCGCCAGCGGCCGCGTCATCACCGTCCGCACCACCGAGTCCTGCCTGCAACTCTACGTCGGCACCGCACTCAGCAACCCGCACACCGGCCTCTGTCTCGAATGCGAAGGCTACCCCGACGGACCCAACACCCCCGCCCTCGGCGACATCATCCTGCGCCCCGGCCACCCCCAGCGCCACACCACCCGCTACGCCTTCACCACCGCCCCTTAA
- a CDS encoding NADH:ubiquinone reductase (Na(+)-transporting) subunit F, translated as MSDHAVLPVPTKLDYSLTGESATRAIERGLAEAEWYQCPIPRETMRKLLERRDGPALRDTLLWFVLILGSAYATYALWGSWWAALPYAFYAVLYASTSDSRWHEAGHGTAFKTDWMNNVLYEIASFMVMRESTVWRWSHTRHHSDTIIVGRDPEIAVPRPPDLKALLLGFFNVNVYPCYFKKIFRHASGRMSADEKTYIPETEFSKIYLKARVSVAIYATAIATAIVTRSILPLLFVGLANIFGSWLMVVYGLTQHTGLAENVLDHRLNCRTVYMNFIHRYLYWNMNYHVEHHMFPLVPYHNLPQLHAAVKDDCPTPYPSLFSAWREIIPSVLRQVKDPAYHVKRVLPAPKSRAASNSPLPAPRSPLPDAQGWIEVCAAADLGPSDVIRFDHGKKTYALYRDDERKLYATDGICTHGNTHLADGLVKGKIVECPKHNGRFNLADGSPARAPVCRGLATYPLEERSGRLWLNVAHSGGSGARSEKTYHLRVVSNRNVATFIKELVLEPIDTSEKIAFTPGDYLQLDIPAYAEIRFADFDIPEPYASVWRTQHVFDLVAKNPEAVRRNNYSLASNQASERVLRFNVRIATPPPGQACPPGVGSAYVFSLKSGDTVTAIGPFGDFHPKPTQREMVYIGGGAGMAPLRAHLSQLFETEHTARRVSFWYGARSKQEIFYEDYFQTIAAAHPNFAFHLALSSPLPEDAWTGHTGFIHDVVLEKYLRAHANPKAVEYYLCGPPMMIKACVKVLTDLGVPAHQIAYDEF; from the coding sequence ATGTCCGACCACGCCGTCCTCCCCGTTCCCACCAAGCTCGACTACTCCCTCACCGGCGAAAGCGCCACCCGCGCCATCGAGCGCGGCCTCGCCGAGGCCGAGTGGTATCAATGCCCCATCCCCCGCGAAACCATGCGCAAGCTCCTCGAGCGCCGCGACGGCCCCGCCCTGCGCGACACGCTCCTCTGGTTCGTCCTCATCCTTGGCTCCGCCTACGCCACCTACGCGCTCTGGGGCAGCTGGTGGGCCGCCCTGCCCTACGCGTTCTACGCTGTCCTCTACGCCTCGACCTCCGACTCCCGCTGGCACGAGGCCGGTCACGGCACCGCTTTCAAAACCGATTGGATGAACAACGTCCTCTACGAGATCGCCTCCTTCATGGTCATGCGCGAGTCCACCGTCTGGCGCTGGTCCCACACCCGCCACCACTCCGACACCATCATCGTCGGCCGCGACCCCGAGATCGCCGTCCCCCGCCCGCCCGACCTCAAAGCACTCCTCCTCGGCTTCTTCAACGTCAACGTCTATCCCTGCTACTTCAAAAAAATCTTCCGCCATGCCTCCGGCCGCATGTCCGCCGACGAGAAGACCTACATCCCCGAAACCGAGTTCTCCAAAATTTACCTCAAAGCCCGAGTCTCCGTCGCCATCTACGCCACCGCCATCGCCACCGCCATCGTCACCCGCAGCATTCTCCCGCTGCTATTCGTCGGCCTCGCCAACATCTTCGGCTCCTGGCTCATGGTCGTTTACGGCCTCACCCAGCACACCGGCCTCGCCGAAAACGTTCTCGACCACCGCCTCAACTGCAGGACGGTCTATATGAATTTCATCCACCGGTATCTGTATTGGAATATGAACTACCACGTGGAGCACCATATGTTCCCTCTGGTGCCCTACCACAACCTGCCCCAGCTCCACGCCGCCGTGAAGGACGACTGCCCGACGCCCTACCCGAGCCTCTTCTCCGCCTGGCGCGAGATCATCCCCTCCGTCCTCCGCCAGGTCAAAGACCCCGCCTACCACGTCAAACGCGTCCTCCCCGCGCCGAAGTCCCGCGCCGCCTCTAACTCCCCGCTACCCGCCCCTCGCTCCCCGCTACCCGACGCCCAGGGCTGGATCGAAGTCTGCGCCGCCGCCGACCTCGGCCCTTCCGACGTCATCCGCTTCGATCACGGCAAAAAAACCTACGCACTCTACCGCGACGACGAACGCAAGCTCTACGCGACCGACGGCATCTGCACCCACGGCAACACCCACCTCGCCGACGGACTCGTGAAGGGCAAAATCGTCGAGTGCCCCAAGCACAACGGTCGCTTCAACCTCGCCGACGGCTCTCCCGCGCGAGCCCCCGTCTGCCGCGGTCTCGCCACCTATCCCCTAGAGGAACGCTCCGGCCGCCTCTGGCTCAACGTCGCCCACTCGGGCGGCTCCGGCGCCCGCTCCGAAAAAACCTACCACCTCCGCGTCGTCTCCAACCGCAACGTCGCCACCTTCATCAAAGAACTCGTGCTCGAGCCCATCGACACCTCTGAAAAAATTGCCTTCACCCCCGGCGACTACCTCCAACTCGACATTCCCGCCTACGCCGAAATCCGTTTCGCCGACTTCGACATCCCCGAGCCTTACGCCTCGGTCTGGCGCACCCAGCACGTCTTCGACCTAGTCGCCAAAAACCCCGAGGCCGTCCGCCGCAACAACTACTCCCTCGCCTCCAACCAAGCCTCCGAGCGCGTCCTTCGCTTCAACGTCCGCATCGCCACCCCGCCCCCCGGCCAGGCCTGCCCTCCCGGCGTCGGCTCCGCCTACGTGTTTAGCCTCAAATCCGGCGACACCGTCACCGCCATCGGCCCGTTCGGCGACTTCCACCCCAAACCCACCCAACGCGAGATGGTCTACATCGGCGGCGGCGCCGGCATGGCCCCGCTTCGCGCTCACCTCTCGCAACTCTTCGAGACCGAGCACACCGCCCGCCGCGTTTCCTTCTGGTATGGAGCCCGTTCCAAACAGGAAATTTTCTATGAAGACTACTTCCAAACCATCGCCGCCGCACACCCGAACTTCGCCTTTCACCTTGCCCTCAGTTCTCCGCTTCCCGAAGACGCCTGGACCGGCCACACTGGCTTCATCCACGACGTCGTACTGGAAAAATACTTACGCGCCCACGCCAACCCAAAGGCAGTCGAATACTATCTCTGCGGCCCGCCCATGATGATCAAAGCATGCGTCAAAGTCCTCACCGACCTCGGCGTCCCCGCCCACCAAATCGCCTACGACGAGTTCTAA
- a CDS encoding ISAs1 family transposase → MDGVRAAAHRVAATQEHEWFDQQLRDRHYLGPGQPVGDYLRQVVERGGQAVALLVWGPACYALKDRDQWIGWSATTRVECLSLIVQNRRFLLLTPKGGEPNLASQVLGLVLRELADQWHTQFGYTPLLAETFTNPESFEGTCYKASNWTAAGTTAGYSRHRADFYVANDSPKKLWLRELMSGARRCLREADLPEVHRAGLRAAPSGTMPLLAVQRGSLLELLRTVPDPRGANTRYRIAPVLTLVAMALMAGRREIAEIARFATTLSQAQRRELCLPRKVGTKAFWTVPGYSVFYQVLTRLDPAAFAEKLSGWLAAQVGSLPAALAMDGKMIRDQVGLLTLADHEDGTPFTVVVIDQKEGPSRSEQPSATQAIINGPALDEKVVTADALHCQKDTARAIVERGGDYLLQLKGNQPKMHAYAQACEGPLAPPFFLPTPNPAKDASTSGS, encoded by the coding sequence ATAGACGGTGTTCGCGCCGCCGCTCACAGGGTAGCCGCAACCCAAGAGCATGAGTGGTTCGACCAACAGCTTCGAGATCGGCATTATCTTGGGCCTGGGCAGCCTGTGGGCGACTACCTGCGGCAGGTGGTCGAACGAGGCGGGCAAGCTGTCGCGCTGTTGGTGTGGGGGCCGGCCTGTTATGCACTCAAGGACCGCGACCAGTGGATTGGCTGGAGTGCGACTACGCGGGTGGAGTGCCTCAGCCTGATCGTGCAAAACCGCCGGTTCCTCCTGCTCACCCCCAAGGGAGGCGAACCGAACCTGGCTTCGCAGGTGCTCGGGTTGGTGCTGCGCGAACTCGCCGACCAATGGCATACCCAGTTTGGTTACACCCCGCTACTCGCCGAAACTTTTACTAATCCAGAGTCCTTCGAGGGAACCTGTTACAAGGCGAGCAACTGGACGGCGGCGGGCACCACGGCGGGTTACAGTCGGCACCGAGCGGACTTTTATGTGGCCAACGACAGTCCCAAAAAGTTGTGGCTGCGCGAACTTATGAGCGGGGCTCGCCGCTGCTTGCGCGAGGCGGATTTACCCGAGGTGCACCGGGCGGGGCTGCGGGCGGCCCCATCGGGCACGATGCCGCTGCTCGCCGTGCAGCGAGGCAGCCTGCTGGAGCTCTTGCGCACGGTGCCTGATCCGCGTGGGGCCAACACCCGATACCGCATCGCCCCGGTGCTCACACTGGTGGCGATGGCGCTGATGGCCGGACGGCGTGAAATCGCCGAGATCGCGCGCTTCGCCACCACCCTCAGCCAAGCCCAGCGCCGCGAGTTGTGCCTGCCGCGCAAGGTCGGGACGAAGGCCTTCTGGACGGTGCCTGGATACAGTGTTTTTTATCAGGTCCTCACCCGGCTCGATCCGGCAGCCTTCGCCGAGAAACTCAGCGGCTGGCTGGCCGCCCAAGTCGGCAGTTTACCCGCAGCCCTGGCCATGGACGGCAAGATGATCCGTGATCAAGTGGGACTGCTCACCCTGGCCGACCACGAAGACGGCACGCCGTTTACCGTGGTGGTAATCGACCAAAAAGAGGGCCCTTCTCGCAGCGAACAACCCAGCGCAACCCAAGCGATAATCAACGGCCCAGCCCTTGACGAAAAAGTGGTCACAGCCGATGCCCTGCACTGTCAAAAAGACACCGCCCGGGCGATCGTCGAGCGCGGCGGTGATTATCTCCTGCAGCTCAAAGGCAACCAGCCCAAGATGCATGCCTACGCCCAGGCCTGCGAGGGGCCGCTTGCGCCCCCTTTTTTTTTGCCCACACCGAACCCGGCCAAGGACGCATCAACCAGTGGGAGTTGA